The genomic window CAGCTGCTGGCGCTGGCCGGTCGACAGGCGCGTGCCCCGCTCACCCAGCAGGGTCTCATAGCCATCCGGCATGGACACAATCAGACTGTGCAGATGTGCCTGGCGCGCCGCATTTTCGACCGCCGACTGACCCAGACCCCGCCCCATGTCGATGTTGTCGTAGAGACTGGCCGCCAGTACAAAGGGCTCCTGTGGAATCAGGCCTATGCCTGAGCGCAGAGCCTCGTGGCCCAGCTGCGACAGACGCTGATCGTCCAGACGTATCTCGCCGCCGCTGGGGCTGTAGAAATTCAGCAGCAGGTTCAGCAGCGTACTCTTGCCGCTGCCGGTATGCCCCACCACGGCGAAGAATCCACCCGCCGGCACCTCGATTGAAAGCCGTTTCAGCACCGGTTTGCCCGGCTGATACTGGAAATCCAGCTGGCGCACGCTGATGGCACCGGCACTGATCCGTGCATCACCGGCCGAGTATTGCTGCTCGCCCTCCTGAATCAGCTGATGCACGCGGCTGCCCGCAACCATGGCCTGCTGATAGAGATTAAAGCGCTGGGTGATTTCGGCCAGGGGCTCGGTGAAGCGACTCAGGTAATTGAGGAAGGCGTAGAGCACGCCAATTTCCGCCACACCGGCGACCTGCTGCAGACCAAAGCCCCAGACCACCGCCACCAGCACCAGTACGCTGAGCAGATCGATGGCCGGGCGCAGCAGGAAAGCTCCGGCCCGCACGGTGCGCATGCGGGCCTGGTAGTACTGGCTGTTCAGGCCCTCGAACTGGGCACTGAAACGCTGCTGCTGATTGCTGGCCTGAATTACCCCCATGCCAGCGATGGACTCGCTAATACTGGCGTTAATCTCGGAGCGGAGCTGGCGCGTTTGCCCCACAGCCGCGCCACTGAGACGCTGATAGACGTAAATCACCGCCACCACCGCTGGCACCAGGGTCAGTGCAATCAGCATCAGCTGCACATTGAGCAGCCCCATGGCGACTATGATGCCCGCCAGCAGAATCAGGTTGGTCAGCACCACCGACAGGAACTGCACATACAGGTCCTTGATCGCCTCGGTATCGTTGGTGATGCGGCTGACCAGCTGACCGGTCATGGCGCGGTCGTAGAAGGCCATGGGCAGGCGCAGCACATGGGCGAATACCCGCTCGCGAATATCCAAAACAGCCCCAAGCGCCATGTCGCAAAAGCGCAGCGTTTGCTGATAGCGCAGCCAGGCGGCCGAGATCTGAGTCAGCAGATAGACCAGCAGCAGGGTCAGTAGCGCCCGCAGCTCGAAATTTTCCACCAGCAGGTGATCGTCAATAAATATTTTAAGCAAAATCGGGCCGGCCACATCCGCCGCCGTGGCCAGCAGCAACAGGAGCAGCGCCTTGATCAGCAGCGGCTTGTCCCGCACCACATACTCACTCAGCAGGCGAAAGGCGCCGCGCTTGTCTGCAGGCTGCTCGGACTGCTCGGATTTAGTATCGGCGGTCATAGCGTTAGCTCCTGATCCCTGGCTTCCAGTGACGCCTCGAGTTGCTGATAAGCCTGCATGCGGCTGTACCAGCCGTCTGCCGCCTGCAGGGCGGCATGATTGCCACGCTCCAGCACAAGGCCGTGGGACAGCACCATAATTTCGTCGGCATGCTGTACCGCAGATAATCGGTGGCTGATGATAATGCAGCTCTGGGCACCGATATTGCGCCGCAGATGCCCCAGGATATGCCGCTCGGTATGCACATCTACCGCCGAGAGCGCATCGTCCAGCACCAGTACCGGCGCCTGGGTCAGCAGCGCCCGGGCTATCGCCAGACGCTGACGCTGCCCACCCGAGAGAGTCACGCCACGCTCGCCCACCGGGGTATCGTAACCGTGCTCAAAGCCCATGATATCCTCGTGCACCGCCGCGATGCGGGCAGCGGCTTCGATGTCCGCCCGACAGGCATCGGGCCTGGCCAGGGCAATGTTTTGCGCGATGCTGATACTGAACAGGAAAGCATCCTGGGGCACATAGGCGAAAGTGCCCCGCACCGCCGCCAGCTGCAATTCCCTGATGCCAACGCCGCCCAACTCAATAGCCCCCTGCTGCGCATCCCAGTAGCGCATCAGCAGCTGAATCAGCGTGCTCTTGCCGGCGCCGGTCGGGCCTACAATCCCGAGCACCCGCCCCTGGGGCAGGTTCAGGTCGATCTGCCCCAGCGCAGGCGTCGGGCTATCGGGGTAGCTGAAGGTCAGCCCGCGCAGGCGAATATCCGCCCCCGCTGGCTGCGAGGTGCCACTGGCATCGATGCTGTCCGGGCGCTGCAGCAGGCTGTCTACCCGCTTGAAGGCGGCACTGCCACGCTCGACAATGTTCAGCAGCCAGCCAAAGGCAAACATCGGCCAGATCAGCTGCCCCAGATACATGATAAAGCTGGCCAGGGCGCCGACCGTCAGCGCCTGCTGCACAATCAGCCAGGCGCCAAAGCCCACGCTCAGCGCCAGCGCCGCCGCCATGCAGAGGAAGATCACCGGCTCGAACAGCGCCTCGCTGCGCGCCACCTTGAAGTTGCTTGCCGCGGCTTCTTCGGCGATGGTGCAAAAAGCACTGGTTTCAACCCTTTCACGCCCCATGGCCTTGACCAGCCGAATGCCGGCCAGGGCTTCCTGGGTGCGATCATTAAGGCGGGAAAACTGCTCCAGCGCCTGCTGAAAATGACGGTGCACGGCGCTGGAGATGCGATAGAACGCCAGCGCCATAAAGGGAAACGGAATCAGCGCCACCAGTGCCAGACGCCAGTCGATAACGACAAACATCATCAGCAGCACCAGCAACAGCGTCAGCAGGCCATCAAAGCCCGACAGCACGCCCTCGCCCGCCGCAAGCTCGATGGCATCGATATCGTTGGTGGCGCGGGCCATCAGATCGCCGGTGTTGTGGACGTTGTAGAACGCCTGCCCCTGACGTGTCAGGCGCTGATAGAAGCGCGCCCGCAGCAGATTGCCCAACCGATAGGAGGTGCCAAACAGAATAAGCCGCCAGCCCATGCGCAGCAGATAGACCGCCAACCCCAGCCCGCACAGCGCCAGCAGATAATGCGCGCCCGGTGTGGTGTTGTCGGTGTCGGCCGGCGCCTGCAGCAGCGCATCGATGGCGCGGCCGATCAGCCAGGGCACGCTCATGTTCAGCACAGCCACACCCGCCAGCATCAGCAGCGCCAGGCTGTAGGTGCGCCAGTGTTCACGAAAAAACCAGCCAAGCTGAAAAAATAACGCCATGGGAAAAACCGGTCTCGGAGCAGGGTTGACAGTCGATAACGAAAGGTCGCCAGCATAACCCGAAGCCGCGGCGGGCGCAGCCTCAGTCGCCGTAGCCGGTCATTTCCAGGTAGCCTTCACCCGTATGACTGCCGCTTACCTCCACCGGTCCTTCCCAGTAACTCAGCCGGCCCGGATTCCAGAAGTCTCCAGGCCAGGCTGCCACCTCAAGTTCGATACCCGCTGCAGGCACATTCACCTGCCAGCGCACCGGCACCTGGCCACGCGTGCTGTCGCGAAAAGCCAGCGGCTGCAAACTGAATTCATCGGGCTTCAACGCCTGGCTGCTGCCATCGGCCTGAATCAGGCTGGCGGCATAATACGGCGTTGCGCCATGTACCCGGAACAGCATCAGCCGACGGCCATCATCCAGGTGCAGCGCCAGCCAGTCCCAGCCGCGCTGATCCGGTTGCAGCAGCTGGCTGCTCCATTCACGGTCAAACCAGCCCTGGCCGCTGACCTTATACGTCTTGCCCTCCAGAGTGATCTCTCCCTGGATTTCCAGGGCTGGATAACTGAAATACATAGAACCACCGCCCACTGCCGACTTGGCGCTAAAGCCCTGATCGCCGTGACGTACCGCAGCCAGGGTCGGCATCAGCTGCAAGCGGTAGCCAAAATCATCCGCCTGCGTCTGCAGCGCCCAGGCACCCTGTTTTACGGCACCCAACTGCCAGTCATCGATCCAGGCCTCAAAAGGCGCAGCTTTGACCCCGGCCTGGCCACTGCCACCCCGTGCCAACCTTGATGCGAACTGATGTTTTCCCGGCTGACTCAGCGCCGCGTGCGCCAGCCACAACTCATCGCTATACCAGCCGGCGGCACCGGGCCTCTCTACTGCATCCTCCCCCCTGCGCCCGCCAAGGCCCATGCGAAACAGCGTCCACTGCACACCGAAGGCCTCGCCTGCCTCGCTGTGCAGGTTGGCATTGAGGTACCACCATTCCAGCCGATAGTCCGGATGCGCACCCATATCCTGGGGCAAGGAGATCGTCATGCCGGGCCGAGCCTGGGTAAAGCCCGTCTCGGGCGATGTCAGTTCGCTCAGCCCAGCCTTCGCATCGGCTGCTGGCGGCGGTGCAGGCTCAGAGCCTGCCAGCAACAGCAACAGCAAGATGCCCACACAGGGTCGCCAGCAGCTCAGGCGGCTATTCATTTTTCAGTGTCTCGAGCCGTATCGGGCTTGCCATCAGCAAACCGGTTACGGCGCCGACCAGCAGACAGGCCAGCCACACCTGTAGCCAGTACGCCGGATAGAGGTTAAAGGGCAGTGCCCAGCCAAAGGCCACCGGGTTGACCCTGGCCACCAGCACCCAGGACAGAAAAACCCCCAGCGGTGTCGCCAGCATCCCCAGCACAGTGGTGAGCAGCATGGCGTG from Marinobacterium aestuarii includes these protein-coding regions:
- a CDS encoding ABC transporter transmembrane domain-containing protein; the protein is MTADTKSEQSEQPADKRGAFRLLSEYVVRDKPLLIKALLLLLLATAADVAGPILLKIFIDDHLLVENFELRALLTLLLVYLLTQISAAWLRYQQTLRFCDMALGAVLDIRERVFAHVLRLPMAFYDRAMTGQLVSRITNDTEAIKDLYVQFLSVVLTNLILLAGIIVAMGLLNVQLMLIALTLVPAVVAVIYVYQRLSGAAVGQTRQLRSEINASISESIAGMGVIQASNQQQRFSAQFEGLNSQYYQARMRTVRAGAFLLRPAIDLLSVLVLVAVVWGFGLQQVAGVAEIGVLYAFLNYLSRFTEPLAEITQRFNLYQQAMVAGSRVHQLIQEGEQQYSAGDARISAGAISVRQLDFQYQPGKPVLKRLSIEVPAGGFFAVVGHTGSGKSTLLNLLLNFYSPSGGEIRLDDQRLSQLGHEALRSGIGLIPQEPFVLAASLYDNIDMGRGLGQSAVENAARQAHLHSLIVSMPDGYETLLGERGTRLSTGQRQQLIIARALAASPRILLLDEATANVDSETEQVVQQALSELHGKVTLMVVAHRLSTIRQADRILVLSHGEIAEAGTHTELLALPDGLYGSMYRLQQQAQRVAEAEDA
- a CDS encoding ABC transporter transmembrane domain-containing protein; the protein is MALFFQLGWFFREHWRTYSLALLMLAGVAVLNMSVPWLIGRAIDALLQAPADTDNTTPGAHYLLALCGLGLAVYLLRMGWRLILFGTSYRLGNLLRARFYQRLTRQGQAFYNVHNTGDLMARATNDIDAIELAAGEGVLSGFDGLLTLLLVLLMMFVVIDWRLALVALIPFPFMALAFYRISSAVHRHFQQALEQFSRLNDRTQEALAGIRLVKAMGRERVETSAFCTIAEEAAASNFKVARSEALFEPVIFLCMAAALALSVGFGAWLIVQQALTVGALASFIMYLGQLIWPMFAFGWLLNIVERGSAAFKRVDSLLQRPDSIDASGTSQPAGADIRLRGLTFSYPDSPTPALGQIDLNLPQGRVLGIVGPTGAGKSTLIQLLMRYWDAQQGAIELGGVGIRELQLAAVRGTFAYVPQDAFLFSISIAQNIALARPDACRADIEAAARIAAVHEDIMGFEHGYDTPVGERGVTLSGGQRQRLAIARALLTQAPVLVLDDALSAVDVHTERHILGHLRRNIGAQSCIIISHRLSAVQHADEIMVLSHGLVLERGNHAALQAADGWYSRMQAYQQLEASLEARDQELTL
- a CDS encoding lipocalin-like domain-containing protein, translated to MNSRLSCWRPCVGILLLLLLAGSEPAPPPAADAKAGLSELTSPETGFTQARPGMTISLPQDMGAHPDYRLEWWYLNANLHSEAGEAFGVQWTLFRMGLGGRRGEDAVERPGAAGWYSDELWLAHAALSQPGKHQFASRLARGGSGQAGVKAAPFEAWIDDWQLGAVKQGAWALQTQADDFGYRLQLMPTLAAVRHGDQGFSAKSAVGGGSMYFSYPALEIQGEITLEGKTYKVSGQGWFDREWSSQLLQPDQRGWDWLALHLDDGRRLMLFRVHGATPYYAASLIQADGSSQALKPDEFSLQPLAFRDSTRGQVPVRWQVNVPAAGIELEVAAWPGDFWNPGRLSYWEGPVEVSGSHTGEGYLEMTGYGD